Proteins from a single region of Rhea pennata isolate bPtePen1 chromosome 6, bPtePen1.pri, whole genome shotgun sequence:
- the MRAS gene encoding ras-related protein M-Ras, whose product MATSAVPSENLPTYKLVVVGDGGVGKSALTIQFFQKIFVPDYDPTIEDSYLKHTEIDGQWAILDVLDTAGQEEFSAMREQYMRTGDGFLIVYSVTDKASFEHVDRFHQLILRVKDRESFPMILVANKVDLMHLRKITREQGREMATKHNIPYIETSAKDPPLNVDKAFHDLVRVIRQQIPEKSQKKKKKTKWRGDRATGSHKLQCAIL is encoded by the exons ATGGCTACAAGTGCCGTTCCCAGCGAGAACCTCCCAACGTACAAACTGGTGGTGGTCGGAGATGGAGGTGTGGGGAAGAGCGCTCTCACCATTCAGTTTTTCCAGAAGATTTTTGTGCCAGACTATGACCCGACTATTGAAGATTCCTACCTGAAACACACTGAAATAGATGGGCAGTGGGCAATTCTTGATG TTCTAGATACTGCAGGCCAAGAGGAGTTCAGCGCAATGCGGGAGCAGTACATGAGGACAGGAGATGGTTTCCTGATAGTCTACTCTGTCACAGACAAGGCTAGCTTTGAACATGTGGACCGGTTCCACCAGCTGATCCTCAGAGTCAAAGACAG aGAGTCTTTCCCAATGATATTGGTGGCAAACAAAGTTGATCTAATGCATTTACGGAAAATCACCagagagcagggaagagaaatggCAACAAAACATAAT ATTCCTTATATAGAAACTAGTGCCAAGGATCCACCTCTGAATGTCGACAAGGCCTTCCATGATCTCGTTAGAGTAATCAG GCAGCAGATCCCAGagaaaagccagaagaaaaagaagaagaccAAGTGGCGCGGGGACAGAGCCACGGGCTCCCACAAACTGCAGTGCGCGATTTTGTGA